The Miscanthus floridulus cultivar M001 chromosome 7, ASM1932011v1, whole genome shotgun sequence genome includes a region encoding these proteins:
- the LOC136466839 gene encoding 3-ketoacyl-CoA synthase 11-like produces the protein MENPTPPTNPASAAAATGATPTPSPSPSRQLPDFQQSVRLKYVKLGYHHLITHGMYLLLMPLMVLVAVHLSTLSPRDVGDLWAHLHLNLISVVACSTLLVFLGTAYFLTRPRPVYLVDFACYKPGPERRCTRDTFMRCSRLTGCFTDASLEFQRKILERSGLGEDTYLPPAVTRVPPNPSMDEARAEAREVMFGAVDELLAKTGVKPKDIGILVVNCSLFNPTPSLSAMVVNHYKLRGNVVSYNLGGMGCSAGLLSVDLAKDLLQTHPGSYALVISTENITLNWYSGNDRSKLVSNCLFRMGGAAVLLSNRRSDRRRAKYELVHTVRTHKGADDRCFGCVTQEEDGEGVLGVSLSRDLMAVAGDALKTNITTLGPLVLPLSEQLLFMATLVAKKVLKMKKVKPYIPDFKLAFEHFCIHAGGRAVLDELESNLSLTDWHMEPSRMTLHRFGNTSSSSLWYELAYSEAKGRIRRHHRVWQIAFGSGFKCNSAVWRALRSVNPAEETNPWIDEIDRFPVDVPKVSKVSSE, from the coding sequence ATGGAAAACCCAACGCCGCCGACCAATCCTGCCTCCGCGGCCGCCGCCACGGGCGCCACGCcaacgccgtcgccgtcgccgtcgcgtcAGCTGCCGGACTTCCAGCAGTCGGTGCGGCTCAAGTACGTGAAGCTGGGGTACCATCACCTCATCACCCACGGCATGTACCTGCTGCTGATGCCGCTGATGGTGCTGGTCGCCGTGCACCTCTCCACGCTGTCCCCGCGCGACGTGGGCGACCTGTGGGCGCACCTCCACCTCAACCTCATCTCCGTGGTGGCCTGCTCCAcgctgctcgtcttcctcggcaCGGCCTACTTCCTGACCCGACCGCGGCCCGTGTACCTGGTGGACTTCGCCTGCTACAAGCCGGGTCCCGAGCGGCGGTGCACGCGCGACACCTTCATGCGCTGCTCCAGGCTCACCGGCTGCTTCACGGACGCCAGCCTCGAGTTCCAGCGCAAGATCCTGGAGCGCTCGGGGCTCGGCGAGGACACGTACCTTCCCCCCGCCGTCACGCGGGTGCCGCCCAACCCGTCCATGGACGAGGCGCGCGCGGAGGCGCGGGAGGTGATGTTCGGCGCCGTGGACGAGCTGCTGGCCAAGACGGGCGTGAAGCCCAAGGACATCGGGATCCTCGTGGTTAACTGCAGCCTGTTCAACCCGACGCCGTCGCTGTCGGCCATGGTGGTGAACCACTACAAGCTGCGCGGGAACGTGGTGAGCTACAACCTCGGCGGGATGGGTTGCAGCGCGGGGTTGCTGTCCGTGGACCTCGCCAAGGACCTGCTGCAGACGCACCCGGGATCGTACGCGCTGGTGATCAGCACGGAGAACATCACGCTCAACTGGTACTCGGGCAACGACCGCTCCAAGCTGGTGTCCAACTGCCTGTTCCGGATGGGCGGCGCGGCGGTGCTGCTCTCGAACAGGCGGTCCGACCGGCGGCGCGCCAAGTACGAGCTGGTGCACACGGTGCGCACGCACAAGGGCGCCGACGACCGGTGCTTCGGCTGCGTGACGCAGGAGGAGGACGGCGAGGGCGTCCTGGGCGTGTCGCTGTCGAGGGACCTGATGGCAGTAGCCGGCGACGCGCTCAAGACCAACATCACGACGCTGGGCCCGCTGGTGCTGCCGCTGTCGGAGCAGCTGCTGTTCATGGCCACGCTGGTCGCCAAGAAGGTGCTCAAGATGAAGAAGGTGAAACCCTACATCCCGGACTTCAAGCTGGCGTTCGAgcacttctgcatccacgcgggCGGGCGCGCCGTGCTGGACGAGCTGGAGAGCAACCTGTCGCTCACGGACTGGCACATGGAGCCGTCGCGGATGACGCTGCACCGGTTCGGGAACACGTCCAGCAGCTCGCTCTGGTACGAGCTGGCCTACAGCGAGGCCAAGGGGAGGATCCGGCGGCACCACCGGGTGTGGCAGATCGCGTTCGGGTCGGGGTTCAAGTGCAACAGCGCCGTGTGGAGGGCGCTCCGGTCGGTGAACCCGGCGGAGGAGACCAACCCGTGGATAGACGAGATCGACAGGTTCCCCGTGGATGTTCCCAAGGTCTCCAAGGTTTCCAGCGAGTGA